One Mya arenaria isolate MELC-2E11 chromosome 5, ASM2691426v1 genomic window carries:
- the LOC128234606 gene encoding retinoic acid receptor RXR-alpha-B-like — MTSPAETQLSPAGSHMSVSDASPASHYTTFSLSPGDLNHHSIKPKMSPIGSESGDQLYEMTDDAGMSPPIVRGPEDEAIIDNMVYQVCVICGDRGSGYHYSVLSCEGCKGFFKRSVQKNLQYTCKGNGTCVVNKATRNNCQFCRFHKCMQLGMQREAVREDRSPGGKQRVKRMKVEGEGEATQNVSTPSKSLEPEHAEIINIIISSNPDKIPTRDESNKGKEISVQELMEYGYMELKYIIEWAKKVPDFRLFGMDDQMALLKSAFMELSVFRMSYRSLPYVDSLFFAEGVILHRSLCETMGWGQELVQATLEFSCRLRQLNCDKVEFAMMSAIVLTYPDAIGLVDKMKVTKIQTKFLDVLRRYVTVQYPTDRGRFGKLLLRLPTLRTLSAKAAERFLSLTLDGVLPINELVQEMMC; from the exons ATGACGAGCCCTGCAGAAACGCAGTTGTCTCCGGCTGGCAGTCACATGTCAGTGTCTGATGCCAGTCCGGCCAGCCATTACACG ACATTCAGTTTAAGTCCCGGTGATTTGAATCATCACTCAATAAAGCCGAAGATGTCGCCAATAGGTAGTGAAAGTGGTGACCAATTGTATGAAATGACGGACGATGCAGGTATGAGTCCTCCAATTGTGAGGGGCCCAGAGGATGAAGCAATTATTGATAATATGGTTTATCAG GTTTGTGTGATATGTGGAGACCGTGGCTCCGGCTACCACTACTCTGTCCTGAGCTGTGAGGGCTGTAAGGGTTTCTTCAAGAGGAGCGTACAGAAGAACCTGCAGTACACGTGTAAGGGGAATGGGACATGTGTGGTGAACAAGGCCACAAGAAACAACTGTCAGTTCTGCAGATTTCATAAGTGCATGCAGCTTGGAATGCAGAGAGAAG CTGTGCGTGAGGATCGCTCTCCAGGCGGAAAACAGAGAGTGAAGCGTATGAAGGTAGAGGGAGAGGGGGAAGCAACACAGAACGTATCAACCCCCAGCAAGAGCCTGGAGCCTGAACATGCTGAGATAATCAACATCATCATATCCTCTAACCCAGACAAGATACCCACCAGAGATG AGTCAAACAAGGGGAAGGAGATCTCTGTTCAGGAGTTGATGGAGTATGGTTACATGGAGCTCAAGTACATCATAGAGTGGGCCAAGAAAGTGCCAG ATTTCCGCCTTTTTGGTATGGACGACCAGATGGCCCTCCTCAAATCTGCGTTCATGGAGCTCAGCGTGTTTAGAATGTCGTACAG ATCACTCCCATACGTAGACTCCCTGTTTTTTGCTGAGGGTGTTATCCTCCACCGTTCGCTGTGCGAGACAATGGGCTGGGGTCAGGAGTTGGTTCAGGCAACACTGGAATTCTCATGCAGGCTTCGACAGCTGAACTGTGATAAGGTGGAGTTTGCCATGATGAGCGCCATCGTCCTCACCTATCCTg ATGCCATTGGCCTAGTGGATAAAATGAAGGTGACAAAGATACAGACAAAATTCCTGGACGTTCTCCGCCGGTACGTCACTGTCCAGTACCCAACTGACAGGGGCCGGTTTGGAAAGCTCCTGCTGCGGCTCCCGACACTGCGAACGCTGAGCGCCAAGGCTGCTGAACGCTTTCTATCGCTTACCCTGGATGGGGTGCTGCCCATTAATGAACTTGTGCAGGAAATGATGTGCTAA